CGTTTTCGGGCGCGCCGGAGCCTCACGTTCGATCCCCTGTCGGGAAATCGGAACTGTTTGGAGCGTCGGTCTTGGCGGTATTATCGGGTTATTATTTGGAGCGGGAGACGGGGATCGAACCCGCAACATTCAGCTTGGGAAGCTGACACTCTACCATTGAGCTACTCCCGCACAATTTATGCAAAATGGATTATAGCAGAGACGGGGTGAAATTCAGCGCGGAATGGAAAGGGGCTTGTAAAACAGCTCCATCCTGAAAACATCAGAAAATATCGAGTTCGTCTTCCTCTTCGGCTACCGGTGCCGCTTCATACTCAGCCGGTTTTACGTCACGGATGTTTTTCAGGGTCTCCTGCTTTTTTCTCTCCTCTTCGGCTTCCTCGGCGATCCTCTCTTTTTCAGCCTGGTAGACTTTGAAGAAAGTATCAAAAACCGACAGACGTCCTATAAAGTGCTGGCGTATATCGTGGTCGAGGGTAATAGCTTTCAGCAGACTGGTAAGGGAGAGCAGGGCGATTATGGCAAATTCAATCATGAACAATACCCTGAAAACATCGTTCATGCCGACCAACTGCTGGAAATAGCCGAAAACTACACTCATATTCATACTGTGTGCGTTATCGGCAGTAAACCGCAAGTTCTTGAGATTATTTGAAAACCGGTTGAGGGAGCCCGGTTTAGGGTGACGAGGAAGAGCAACCCGGCCCCTTTTGAAAGGGCCGGGCCGTTAAAATCGGTTATCGGGATATAGTTAAATATCCGATTACTTTTGAAGTTCCTCATATTTTGCCTGAAGCTGTTCTTTTGTTTCTTCGTTATTCGGATCTTTCGGTATGCAGTCAACCGGACAGACCTCAACGCACTGCGGTTCGTCGTAGTGCCCAACGCACTCCGTGCACCGTACCGGATCTATAATGTAGATATCATCCCCTTCCGTAATAGCGCTGTTCGGACACTCAGGTTCGCAAACACCGCAATTTACGCATTCTTCAGTTATTATGAGAGCCACTAGTACACCTCCTATTGCTTAAAAGAACTATATTTTCCCAAATCATTTTTCTGGTTACAAAATTGCCCCGCCTGGAAGATAAATGCCTCCAGTCTGGAACGTCCATTATTCTCATCCATGCCGTCATAGTCAATATTCAACCACGGAATATTTCCATTCTGGTCCCTTACCTTTTTAGAGAGCGCGGTTACAACCGTACCGGGCATGCATGAAAACGGCAACAGGTTAATAATACCCGAACATCCTTTGTGTGCGTAATCAATTGCTTTCCCGATACTGAGTATCGATTCTCCCTCAAAAGTAGCTTCCAAGTACGGCCTGGACAATGCCAGCACTTCCTTAGTGGAAGGCTCATGCCAATTTAACAAATCTTTCTTGAAAGGTTCCACCAGTTTTTTTTCATCCGCTTTTTGCATCGCGTGGAAAAACTGGCCGCTGAAAATATCCTTGAGATTCCGGTCCTTTTTCCCGTTCGCGATGAATCGGTCGGTACAGTAGAGTATCCATTCGCTGAAAGGGGCGAGCCATGCTTCACCGCCAAGCTCCTCGATCTGCTCAATGATATGCTGATTGCTGAAGGGGTGGAAGCGGACATATATTTCCCCGACTATGCCGATTATCGGCCTCCTCTCGCTTTTGTCCACAGGCACCGAGCGGAATATCTCCCTGATATCCAGGATCCTCTTGAAGATGTCTTTACCGCCGTTCTCGACCGATTTTTCAATTATTTTCAGTGAAGTATCGTATGCGCTGTTCGCCGAGCCCTTGATGGTCTCATACGGTCTTGTTTCATGAAGGAGTTTCTGGATGATATCGGTAGCGAGGATCCCTCTCCACGCGATACGGCGGAAATCGGGAGAAATATGCTCAAAGCCGCCATACGCCCCCTCAGCCTCAGCGGACATCAACTCGGTATCCTCGTGCCCAAGTTTGTCGAGGAGTATCCGCAGCGTTGAATTGTACTGGCCGAAACGGCACGGGCCGTTGGTCCCCGGCATGAAAAAGATGCTCTTCCCGGGATTGAAATCACTCTTCATCACCTTCTTAACGATATCTCCCGTTGTGAGAGTGTATGGGATGCACTCCTTTCCGGAAGAATATTTCCGTCCTATCTCAAGCGACACCCTGTCGGTTTTCGGAAGTACCTCGGAATCCTGTCCGCACGACCTGAGCGCCGCCGCGAGAGGGTAGGCGTGATCGCACATGTAGGGGAGGTAGAGAACCTTCCTGAACCCGGTCGAGCTGGAAGGGATAGGCTTGGGAGCCGTCCTGTCGACGTATTTCCTGTTGTCGACATTTTCAAGTGAATCGAAAAATGCCTCGCATCTGGTAATCGCTCCCGCATCGGCGGAGTGCTCGTCCACCTCCAGGTGGAGGAACGGTTTCCCGTTCATCTGTCTCGTAACGTGGTAGGAGATGAATGAATCCGGGCCGCATTTGAAGTTTGAAATATAGATGGCGTTAAGCCTTGGGTTTTTCCTTATCGTTTCGGCGGCGGATATGAACCTCTGTCCGGAACGCCAGTACATGTTCGGATGCACTTCAAACGCTGGATCTTCAGGGAGCGACAGCATATCCATTGGAACCGCGATAACCCCCATGTCCTTCAGCTTTTTAGGGAGATCCATGTTTATTCCGTTGTCACAGCCGTTATAGGGGCGGCTGATTATCACAACGGCTCTCTGTCCGTCGCGAAGATTGTCAATAACCTCTGTTCCTCGGTTTCTCAATGCGGAATAGAACTCGTTCTGCGCCTTGCGCCCCTTCCTTACAGCCCGTTCCACAGCAGTCTGGCTGACCCCCATTTTTTTGCCGATACCGGCGAGTTCATTGGCGACCGACGCGTCCCCTCTCTGGAAATGGATCGGGGGCTCCCAGAGCTCCACATTGTTCTTTTTCAGGTCAACCGCCGTTTTGGCTATGTAGGAGTGCGCCTGGATAAGCGGGCAGCTCTTGCTGGTGTTGAACTTTGTATCGGGACTGCTAAGCGTAACTATGCTTGGCATGAAAAGGACGTCGACTTTTTTGTCGATAAGGTCGATCACATGGCCATGTATTATCTTTATCGGGAAGCAGGTCTCGGCGGTAACGTATTCAAGGGATGTGTTTATGACCTCCTGATTGGTTCTGCCGGAGAGGACGACTTCGCACCCTATCTCCTCAAGGAAAGTCTTGAAGAACGGGAAAAGCTCGTAGGTGAAGAGGATGCGCGGTATGCCGACAACTTTTTTCTTATCCCTGACAGCTTCCTTTTTGGACGCGTATTGTCCGAAGATCATCTGTTCCCTTTCGGCAAAGAGATCGGGGAGGTCGTTTTCCTTTTTCTTCTTGTCTTTTTCGAAAAGTTCGCATCTTGCGCCGTGGTAATGCGCCGCTTCTCCCTCGAATTTCACCCTCGATACGCCGCAGACGTTGTCGCACGCCTTGCATTCAAAGGTGGAGAGCTTGTAGGTTCTGTTGCGGAGGTCGAAGCCGATGAACCGGCTCTCCTTGTTCCCTTTTTTAACCATGCTCCGTCGCGCGATTATCGCGGCTCCAATCGCTCCGGTAACGTCGTGGTGCGGCGGGATGTGAATTTTCTTTCCGGTGACAGCTTCAAAAGCCGAGATTACCGCCTTGTTCCAGGCGACCCCCCCCTGGAAAAGCACCTTCTCCCCGATGATACGGTCACCTACGACCTGCAGGTAATTTTTGACGATCGAATAGGCAAGCCCTGCCGCCAAATCTGATGTCGCGGCCCCTTTCTGCTGGTGGGAAACAAGGTCTGATTCTATGAACACCGTACAGCGCTCGCCGAAACTTCCGGGTTTTTGGGAGTCAAAGGCGGCGTCTGAAAAATCCTTTTTGATGTCGAGTCCTAGGCGCTCTGCCTGCTCTTCGATGAAGGAACCGGTCCCCGCGGCGCAGACCTTATTCATCTCGAAATCTATGACGACGCCGTTGTTCAGGGAGATGTATTTTGAATCCTGCCCCCCTATCTCGAAAATGGTATCGGCATCAGGTATGAAATGGACGGCGGCGGTCGCTTGAGCGGTTATTTCGTTTCGCACTTCGTCAGCGCCTACAAAATCCCCTATCATGTATCTCCCCGATCCGGTCGTGCCCACGCCCTTGACGATGACTTTATCCCCAATCTCTTCCCCTATTTCAAGGAGGCCCTTGGTAACCGCTTCGATCGGGCGGCTCTGGGTGCGGAGATATCT
This portion of the Nitrospinota bacterium genome encodes:
- a CDS encoding YfhL family 4Fe-4S dicluster ferredoxin, with translation MALIITEECVNCGVCEPECPNSAITEGDDIYIIDPVRCTECVGHYDEPQCVEVCPVDCIPKDPNNEETKEQLQAKYEELQK
- a CDS encoding acyl-CoA dehydratase activase, giving the protein MIFYHREVAINNLFLGIDIGSISVKAVLLDGERNVLKRYYRRMLGKPLPVLENIILDIEKKFPGQKISRCGTTGTGGELAASIIGAEFFNEVVAHSTAIAFINPEIKTVIEMGGQDSKFITMKPTSNGTKSAVLEDFAMNTACAAGTGSFLDQQASRMNYTIEEFADMSLKSKKPPRVAGRCSVFAKSDMIHLQQVGTPDFDIAAGLCYAVARSFKANVAQGKLFTKPIAFIGGVAANVGVVKAFEDELELENGELLIPELHKEAGALGAAIAAMNSSQETAYLGHAPLNEYLNTKKSITGSLDPLTGQLNDSQYSIDIHSIEKGTEVYIGIDIGSLSTNVVAIDGEDRVVARRYLRTQSRPIEAVTKGLLEIGEEIGDKVIVKGVGTTGSGRYMIGDFVGADEVRNEITAQATAAVHFIPDADTIFEIGGQDSKYISLNNGVVIDFEMNKVCAAGTGSFIEEQAERLGLDIKKDFSDAAFDSQKPGSFGERCTVFIESDLVSHQQKGAATSDLAAGLAYSIVKNYLQVVGDRIIGEKVLFQGGVAWNKAVISAFEAVTGKKIHIPPHHDVTGAIGAAIIARRSMVKKGNKESRFIGFDLRNRTYKLSTFECKACDNVCGVSRVKFEGEAAHYHGARCELFEKDKKKKENDLPDLFAEREQMIFGQYASKKEAVRDKKKVVGIPRILFTYELFPFFKTFLEEIGCEVVLSGRTNQEVINTSLEYVTAETCFPIKIIHGHVIDLIDKKVDVLFMPSIVTLSSPDTKFNTSKSCPLIQAHSYIAKTAVDLKKNNVELWEPPIHFQRGDASVANELAGIGKKMGVSQTAVERAVRKGRKAQNEFYSALRNRGTEVIDNLRDGQRAVVIISRPYNGCDNGINMDLPKKLKDMGVIAVPMDMLSLPEDPAFEVHPNMYWRSGQRFISAAETIRKNPRLNAIYISNFKCGPDSFISYHVTRQMNGKPFLHLEVDEHSADAGAITRCEAFFDSLENVDNRKYVDRTAPKPIPSSSTGFRKVLYLPYMCDHAYPLAAALRSCGQDSEVLPKTDRVSLEIGRKYSSGKECIPYTLTTGDIVKKVMKSDFNPGKSIFFMPGTNGPCRFGQYNSTLRILLDKLGHEDTELMSAEAEGAYGGFEHISPDFRRIAWRGILATDIIQKLLHETRPYETIKGSANSAYDTSLKIIEKSVENGGKDIFKRILDIREIFRSVPVDKSERRPIIGIVGEIYVRFHPFSNQHIIEQIEELGGEAWLAPFSEWILYCTDRFIANGKKDRNLKDIFSGQFFHAMQKADEKKLVEPFKKDLLNWHEPSTKEVLALSRPYLEATFEGESILSIGKAIDYAHKGCSGIINLLPFSCMPGTVVTALSKKVRDQNGNIPWLNIDYDGMDENNGRSRLEAFIFQAGQFCNQKNDLGKYSSFKQ